A window from Vulpes vulpes isolate BD-2025 chromosome 9, VulVul3, whole genome shotgun sequence encodes these proteins:
- the LOC112912512 gene encoding C-C chemokine receptor type 1-like yields METTAPSRDYDQSTMYDYEGITPCQKGEVRAFGAQLLPPLYSLVFIIGLVGNILVLLVLMQYRRLKSMTSIYLLNLAMSDLLFLFTLPFWIDYKLKDDWIFSDGTCKLLSGLYYTGLYSEILFIILLTVDRYLAIVHAVFALRVRTVIFGIISSIGAWVLALLASIPGFYFSKTQRELSHTTCSLHFPYENLKAWKQFQALKLNLLGLVLPLLIMIICYTAIIQILLKRPNEKKAKAVRLIFVIMIVFFLFWTPYNLTMLVSAFQDSLFTDECRQSKQLDLAMQVTEVIAYTHCCVNPVIYAFVGERFRRYLRQLFHRLVARHLAKRFPFLSTDRLERASSMSPSTAEHELSAGF; encoded by the coding sequence ATGGAAACCACAGCCCCCAGCAGGGACTATGACCAGTCGACAATGTATGACTATGAGGGCATAACCCCATGCCAGAAGGGAGAGGTACGGGCCTTTGGAGCTCAGCTGCTGCCCCCCTTGTATTCCCTGGTGTTCATCATTGGCCTGGTCGGCAACATCCTGGTGCTCCTGGTCCTCATGCAATACAGGAGGCTCAAGAGCATGACCAGCATCTACCTTCTCAACCTGGCCATGTCGGATCTGCTCTTCCTCTTCACGCTGCCCTTTTGGATTGACTACAAGCTAAAGGATGACTGGATTTTCAGCGATGGCACCTGTAAGTTGCTCTCGGGGCTTTATTACACAGGCTTATACAGCGAGATCCTTTTCATCATCCTGCTGACCGTCGACAGGTACCTGGCCATCGTCCACGCTGTGTTTGCCCTGCGGGTTCGGACTGTCATCTTTGGTATTATCAGCAGCATTGGTGCCTGGGTCCTGGCCCTCTTGGCCTCCATCCCAGGCTTCTACTTTTCTAAGACCCAGCGAGAACTCTCCCACACTACCTGCAGCCTCCACTTCCCTTATGAAAACCTAAAAGCCTGGAAACAGTTCCAGGCTCTGAAACTGAACTTACTGGGGCTGGTTTTGCCTCTGTTGATCATGATTATCTGCTACACAGCAATCATACAGATTCTGCTCAAGCGACCCAACGAGAAGAAGGCCAAAGCCGTCCGGCTCATTTTTGTCATCATGATcgtcttctttctcttttggacTCCCTACAACCTGACCATGTTGGTCTCTGCTTTCCAAGACAGCCTGTTCACCGATGAGTGTAGGCAGAGCAAACAGCTGGACCTGGCGATGCAGGTGACTGAGGTGATCGCCTACACGCACTGCTGCGTTAACCCTGTCATCTATGCCTTCGTCGGGGAGAGGTTCCGCAGGTACCTGCGCCAGCTGTTCCACAGGCTGGTGGCCAGGCATCTGGCTAAAAGGTTCCCCTTCCTCTCCACGGACAGACTCGAGAGGGCCAGCTCCATGTCTCCCTCCACGGCGGAGCATGAGCTTTCTGCTGGGTTCTGA